GTGCCGCGTTATGTCCGCTTTGCTTTCCTCCCGTACCTGGCTTTGGTTGTTTGTTCTGGCGCTAGGTGCGGGGCTGCTGGTGGGGCTAAGTAGCTGGGGCGTGGTAGAAAGCAGTGAGGCCCGCTACGCCGAAATCAGTCGGGAAATGCTGGCCTCCGGTGACTGGCTGCACCCGCGCCTGCTCGGGATCCAGCATTTTCACAAGCCCCCGGTGACGTACTGGCTGACGGCGGCCGGCATTGCCGCCTTTGGTCCCACGCCCATCGGGGTCCGGGTTCCGGCCGTGCTGGCCGTGCTGGCTCAGGTAGTGCTGGTGTTTGGGCTGGGCAAGCTGCTGTTCCGCGGCGATGCGCGCCACGCCCTGGCCGCCGCCATTCTCTATGGCACTTTCCCAGTGGTGCTGATTTCGGCCCTCAACGTTACCACCGACGCCTACCTGATGCTTTGGGAGCTGGCGGCGGCTTACGGCATCTTGCGCTACCTGCACGGGGGCGGTTGGCGGTGGTTTTACTTGTTTTGGGTGAGTCTGGGGTTGGCTTTTCTGACCAAGGGCCCGGTAGGGGCGGTGCTGCCGCTGATGGTGGTGGCCGGTCATTATTTCCGCCAATCCCAGCCCCGGCGGCCCTTCACGATTCACCATCTGCTGGGCCTGGGGCTGCTGCTGGGCATCGGCCTGAGCTGGTACGTGTACCTGGTGGCCGAAAACAAGGCGTTTCTCGACTATTTCCTGTGGAAGCAAACGGCTGAGCGGTTTGCCAACGCCGACGCCTTCAAGCGGGCTAAGCCGTGGTGGTTTTACCTGGCCCTGGTGCCCGTGGGGAGTCTGCCGTGGGTGGTTGCCTTGCTGGTGCAGGGCATCCGGACGCGCTGGGCCGCCCTGCCGCAGCAGTGGCGCAACGTGCTGCTTTTCTGGGTGGTAGTGCCGCTGGTATTTTTCTCTTTGGCCAAATCCAAGCTGCTGCTCTACCTGCTGCCTATTTTCCCTGGTCTGGCCTTGCTCACGGTATACTACCTGGGTCAGCTCACCGACGCCGTGCTTTACCGCTGGTACGTGGTGATGAGCGCCGTGCTGGCCTTGCTGATGGCCGGACTTTGCCTCTTGCCTGCCCTGGCCGGGCCGTTGGGCATTGCCGCCGAAATCAGCCCGCTGACATCCCTGTGGCCCGCGGCCGGCATCGTGGCCCTGGTGCTGCAACAGGTGCTCTGGACCCAGGTGCGGGTCGCTCCCCGGCTGCTGGCCCTCACCGTTATTTTTGCCCTCACGCTGCTGCTCACGGCCAAGCCTATTCTGCACCAAAACCAGCTGGCTGGCGGCAGTATGCGGCCCTTGGCCGAGTGGCTGCGCGCCCATCGACTCGACCAGCGCCCGGTGCTGGTTTACGACGAAATGCTTCCTTCCCTGGCTTTTGAGCTCAACCGCATGCCCATCACCCTGGTCCACGACAACGACGACTTGAAGCGGGAAACGCAGTTTGAAGCCGATTCCAGCTGGCAACAGGTGCTCGTTAACGCCAATGATTCCAGCCGGCAGGTGTACGTGCGGCGGCTACTGCGGGAAAATCCGGTGCTGGTCGTGCGCGGTGAGCTGGAAGATTACCGGGCCTGGATGCTGCCCTACTTTCCCCAACAGGAGCACTTCGGCCCCTGGACGATTTATTACCGGAGCTGGTAGTAGGGCAAATAAAAACGTCATGTCGACCAGCGGGAGACATGACGTTTTTATTTGCAAAGAAAAGCTTATCCCACGTACACTGCGGCGGCTTTTTCGCGCAGGTTGTAGTTCGAGGCCATGACCTCGCCATACGCCCCGGCCGAGCGAATCACGACCAGGTCGCCGCGCTGGGTTTCGGGCATGGCTACTTCCCGCCCGAAGGTATCCGACGACTCGCAGATCGGCCCCACCACGTCGTAGAGCTGCTTGGAACCCTGGCTGCTCACGTTCTGAATCTGGTGGTAGCTGCCGTAGAGGGCCGGCCGGATCAGCTCGGTCATGCCCGCGTCGAGAATGGCAAAGTTGGTTTGCTGGCTGCGCTTGACGTACAGCACCTTGCTTACCAGCGCCCCGCACTGGGCCACGATGGAGCGGCCCAGCTCCACGTGTACCTGCTGACCCGGCCGCCGCACAAGGTGCTGCTCAAACATGCGGAAGTAGGCCTCAAAGTCGGGAATAGCCTGGGTGTCGGGGTTGTGGTAGTCGATGCCCAGGCCGCCGCCCACGTTGAGGTGGGGCAGGTAGTGGCCGCGGCCTTCGAGCCAGGTTTGCAGCTCATTAAGCTTGCGGCTCAACTCCCCAAACACGCTCAGGTTGGTAATCTGAGAGCCAATGTGAGCGTGCAAGCCCACCAATTCCAGGTTGGGCAGGCTGCCGAACTGGTCGATAACGCCGCCCAGGTCGTTGAGGCCAATACCGAACTTGTTAGCTTCCAGGCCGGTGGTAATGTAGTGGTGGGTGTGGGCATCCACGTTGGGGTTGATGCGCAGCGCCACCCGGGCCCGCTGGCCCTGAGCACCGGCCAGCTCGTTGAGCACGGCCAGCTCCTCCACCGACTCGGCATTGAAGCACCAGATGTCGGCGGCCAAAGCCAGGTTTATTTCCGCATCCGACTTGCCTACGCCGGCGAACACAATATCCTGGGGCGCAAAGCCAGTGTCCAGGGCGCGCTGCACTTCGGGGCCGCTCACGCAGTCGGCGCCCAGGCCGTGCTGCCGGATCCGCTCCAGAATCGGGGCGTTGGCATTGGCTTTCAGGGCGTAATGCACGTGAATGGCGCGCGGGCGGGCGGCCTGCTGCACGGCCGTCAGGGTACGGTCTAGCAAGGCCAGGTCGTAAAGGTAAAAAGGCGTCGACCGGGAAGCGGCATCGGCCGGAAGGGCAAAACTCATGTATCAGATATTAAAAAGCCACTGCGGAGCCGGTGATTTTTCACGGCCGGGCCCTGCGTGAAAAACTACTGCGCCACGGCGCGTTGCTGCTGAAACAGACCCTCGTTCAGCGCCTGCAAGGCCCGCTGCTTGTTGCTGGTGTGAATCAGGATGCTGATGTTGTTGGGCGAGCCGCCGTAGGAAATCATGCGCAGCGGAATGTCCTTCAGGGCGTTGAATACCAGCCAGGCTGAGCCGTTGTTTTCCTGAATCAGGTTGCCGACCAGGCACACAATAGTCTGCTGCTCATCCACTTCTACGGTGCCAAAGCTGCGCAGCTCCTCTAGGATTTCGGCCAGGTGAGTGGAGTCGTCGATGGTTAAGGACACCGCTACTTCCGAAGTGGTAATCATGTCGATAGGCGTGCGGTACCGTTCGAAAACCTCGAACACGCTGCGCAAAAAGCCGTGGGCCAGCAGCATCCGACTCGATTTAATCTTGATGGCTACCAGCCCGTCCTTGGCCGCTACCGCCTTGATGGCCTCGTCGCCGGTGCGGGTCGAAATCAGCGTGCCGGGCGCTTCGGGCTGCATCGTGTTGAGCAGGCGCACCGGAATGCCGTGCTTGGCGGCGGGCAAAATGGAGCTAGGGTGCAGAATCTTGGCCCCGAAATACGCCAGCTCGGCGGCCTCATCAAACGACAGTTCCCGAATCGGGTAGGTGCCTTCCACCACCCGCGGGTCGTTGTTGTGCAGCCCGTCGATGTCGGTCCAGATCTGGATTTCCTCGGCGTGGGCGGCGGCCCCAATCAGCGAAGCGGAATAGTCGGAGCCCCCGCGCTTGAGGTTGTCGATATCGCCGTTGGCGTTGCGGCAGATGTAGCCCTGGGTGATAAAGAGCTGCTGGCCGGCGTGCGGGGCCAGGGTTTGGGCCAGGTGGGCTTCGATAAAATCAGCGTCGGGCTCGTCGTTTTTGTCGAGGCGCATGAAGTCCAGCGCGGGCAATAGCACCGCCTCTTCGCCCAGCATGCGGGTGTAGTAGCGGTGAAACAGCAAGGTGCTCAGCAGCTCGCCCTGGGCCAGAATCACCCGCTCGCCGGAGGCCGACAGCGGGTGACGGGTCAGATTGAAGATGGTTTTGAAAGCCGAGTCGAGGTGGGTGATGGCCTCGGCGGCTACTTCCGGCTCGGTGAGCAGCTCCCGGGCCACAATCAGGTAGTGCTGGCGCAGAATCTCGGTCTGGTACGTGGCCGCCGTGGTTTCGCCCTCATACAGCAGCTTGGCAATGTTGACCAGAGCATTGGTCGTGCCGGACATGGCCGACAAAACCACGATGCGGGGCTCGGAGCCCTGAATGAGTGCGGGCAAAGCGCGCATGCGCTCGGCCGAACCGACGGAAGTGCCGCCAAACTTTAAAACTTTCATCAGTGAAAAATGGGGTTAACCAAAAAATGAACGGGGCGGAGAGGCTGGAACAAAACCACCAACAAAAAGCGCCGGTCTGGGGAGGACCGGCGCTTGATGCTTATGGGGAAGGAGCATGAAGAAGTGCGACGGTCAGGTCGAGGGCCGTTTGAAGCATTTCTTCAGCATCATGAAATTAGCGGCCAAGGGTTTGGTCACGACGGTACGGCCAGCCGAAGCCACCGAAAATGTCGAAGAAAAACCGAAACCAGACGTCTGCATGTGCGAAAGGAAGCCCCGGCAACGTGCCAGGGGCGGGAGTTTGCGGCTGCAAGTACGGGCAGGAATTGGAAATTACCAGCATTCGGGCCGCAAAATTTCTTTACCGAGCTTGCAAGTCAATTTCTCATTTCGCTGCTAGCTTTGTTTTAACCGCACTTTGGCCCAACCTAAACCCGGTGCCGGAACTCCCTACATGCTGCTTGGTTCGACGCCCGATTGGAAAAATCCGCAGTACCTACTGGCCGGTAACAGCCGCCAGCAACGTGCTTACGTCGTGCTGCAGGAACTAGGTATCTGGTCGGTGCTGAACGAATTCGACCCGGTGCTGGCCGGTACGGTGCCGTTGGCTATTGATCTGCCGGATAGTGACTTGGATATTATCTGTGAAGTCAGGCCCGAAGCGCAGGGGCAGTTCCGCGCCCTGCTGGAGCAGCACTACGGCCGGCTGCCGGAGTATGCCTTGCGTCAGCATCTGGTAGGCGGCCAGGAGTCCATTGTCTGCGGCTTCCGGGCGGCGGGGGTGGCGGTGGAAGTGTTTGGCCAGAATCTGCCCACGGCGCGGCAAAATGCGGTGCGGCACCTGGTGATTGAGCACGCCATTTTGGCGGCTGGTGGCGAGGCGTGGCGGGTGGCGGTAAAGCAGCTAAAGCAGCAGGGAATAAAGACGGAGCCGGCCTTTGCCCAGCTGTTAGGGCTAACTGGCAATCCGTACGAAGCCCTGCTGGAGGTAGAAAGCTGGTCGGCAGCAGCCTTGCGGGAACGGCTGATGCGTTGCTCTTTACTACCGAACGAGTAACCAAAAACTCACAAAAAAGCCCGAATGCAGGATGCGTCCGGGCTTTTGCAAGGGTTACAGAGCAGGGTCAGGCACGGCAACTTTATCAATCAGCCAGCGCCCGTCGGCTTGCTGCGTCAGGTCGAAGTCCAGGCCTTCCTGCCAGGTTTCGTGCTTGGGTCCGCGGGCCTGCACGTGGGCGTAGGAGCCCTGCCGCCGGGTCATGGTGAAGGTGCCGACCTGCAGGTCGGCTACCTTGGTGTCGGGCTCCTGGGAAAGCATCAGAAAGTCGTAGTCGAAGCCGGCGGGTGGGCCGTCGTTTTGCGGGTGCAGGCGCAAGGTGTCGTCGTAGCGGCGGAAATAGGTGCGCCACCCCGCCAGGTATACTGCCGACACAGTGCCGCTGCTCTGCACCCGGCGCAGCCAGTCCTCGGTATCCGGGAAGTCGACGGTGTAGAACTTGGTGCTGTCTTGCCCGTCGTCATTCAGAATAAAGCCGTTGGACAAATCCTTGTAGTGGGCCGCGTACCAGCTCACGTAGCGCCGGGCCGTTCGAACCGGCCCGGTGGCCGTGTCAGCGGCGGCGGCGCGCGGCGGGGTAGCCGCCGGGGCCGCGGTTTCCGGCGGCTGGGTAGGGCCGTTGCAGCTGAAAACTGCGGTGAGTACCAGCAAAGAAAGAATCTTGCTCATGAAATTGCTCAACCCAGCTTGTCCTTACCGCACGGGCTTGGGAATCACCGGTAGGCTCTCGTGGCCTTCGGCATCTACGGCCACAACTCCGAAAATGTAGTTGTCCTTGCTGTGGGGCAAGTCGGCGGTGGTAGTCGTGACGGGGAAGCGCTGCTGCCACACTGGCGAGGAAGTTTCGCGCATCAATACCACGTAGCCAGCCGGCTTTTCACCCACCTTGGGCGCGTCCCACTTCAGCTCGGTACGGTTGGTGAGCTTGGCCGTGAGCACGCCCACATTTTCGGGGGCACTGGGAGCCAGGGCTAGGCTGGCCATGGTAGCCAAGTTGACGCCGGTGTTTTTGCGCAGGTACTCGTAATCGACAAACTCGGGCAGGTCGCCGTACTGGATGCCGTTTTCTGTGCGCAAATCCTGATGCTGGTGGTTGAAGTTCTCGTTGACCTCCGTGTAGCGCACCGCTGCAAAGCCCTGCTGGTTGAAGGGCGTATGGTCGCCGCCACGTAGGAAACGGTCGGGGCGGTACTCCAGCAGCACGCCAAAGTCGGGCACGTACTGCTCGCAGGCGGTTTTGCTGTAGCGGGCCAGCTGCCGGCTCGGCGCGTCGTTTTCACTGCTCAGGGTGCGGCGCAGCTTGGCCTCGTCGCTGGTTTCGGTGGCGGGCACTCCTTCGCTGAAGATGCGGATGTGCTTGTTGTCGGAAATCTCCGGGTCGTAGCCTTTCGAGTTGCCTACGATGTCGTTGTTGAGCATGCCCACCAGGTTCCAGTTTTCCTTTTTGGCCCGCTTGGCCAAGTGGGTCGAGCCGTAAAGGCCCTGCTCTTCGCCCTGCACGGCCACGAAAATTAGAGTGCAGGGAAACTGCTTCTGCGACATGACGCGGGCCATTTCCATAACCAGGGCCACGCCTGAGGCGTCGTCGTTGGCGCCGGGCGCGTCGGCCGTGGCGTTCATGACGTCCGTCACGCGGGAGTCGAGGTGGCCGCTGACGATGAACACACGAGTATCGGTGGGGTCGGTGCCGGGCAGGGTGGCCATGACATTGGCCATGATGACGGGCTTGTCGATGCGGCGGCCGTCGGGCTTCACCAGGAAGGTATCCTGCTCCACTTTGAGGCGGCCTCCGCTGGCCTTGCTGTACTTGCGAAACTCACTTTCAACCCAGTTGCGGGCCGCCCCGATGCCGCGCTTCTTGCTTTTGGTGTCGCTCAGGGTGTGGCGGGTGCCGAAGGAAACCATCTTACGGATGTCTTCTTCCAGGTTTTTAGCCGAAATGGCTTCCACCATCTGCTTGATGGCTGGGTCGGGCGCCGGCGTCGGCGCAGAACTGGTTTGGGCAGAAACGAAGGCAGGAGTAAGGCTGGCGGCCAGCAAGAGCGCGAAACGTAGATTCATGGAGCGGAAAGGCAAAAGCAGAACAGGGCGAAATAGCCGCGGTGGAAATTCAGTACGAAAAGTACGGCCCTGGTGCTTAAAAACGGCCGGGAGCCGAAAACTTACACCACAGACACCAAGGCGCTGGCCGCGTTGCCTCCGAAGCCCGCCGCATTAATCAGCACCCGCCGGATGGGCCGGGAAGGGGTCGGTGTGAGGTCGGTGGCGAAGGACGGGGCCGGCCAGACCTGGGTAGTGAGAATGTGGCAGGCAAAGTCCAGGCTAAGGGCCGCCGAGGCACCCAGTGTATGCCCAAGGCACCACTTGTTGGATACCAGGTCAGGAAGATTCTGGCCGAATACGGCCCGCAAGGCTTGCCGCTCGGCCGCGTCGCCGGCGGGAGTGCCGGGGCTGTGCAACACCACGGCGTCTACCGTTTCGGCCGCTACGTTGGCTTGGCGCAGGGCCTCGCGCATGGCAGTTTGGAAGTGCTGACCGTCGGGGGAAAGCCCGGTTTTGCTGCCAATGGCTTCGAAGCCAAAGCCCACGCCTTCCAGACAGAAAACGGGCGCATGGGGTTGACCAGCCCGTTCCGCAGCCAGAGCGGACCGGCAGATTTTTTCCAGCGCAAATACCGCTGCGCCCTCGCCCAGCACGAAGGTGGATGGGCGGCCGGCACCGGGCCGGCAGGGAAACTCGGCGGCGGCGAAGGGGGAATAAATGCCCAGGGCCTGCATCTGAGCCAGGGTAAAGTCGGTGAGAGGAGCCTCGGTGCCGCCGGCCAGAAACCGCTCGGCCATACCGGCCCGCAGCCAGGCTACGGCGTTGCCCAGGGCCTGAAAGGCGCTGCTGCAGGTGCTGGAATGGCTTAGGGCGCCGCCGCTGGTCGTGCCCGCGTCGTAGGCTACCCAACTGGCGACGTTGCCCAGCGTAGTGAGGGGTGAAGCAGCAGCGGCCACGGCACCCCCGCTCAGAAATTCCTCGTGAAACTGCTCCAGGCGGCCCGTGGCCCCGCGGGAGGACCCGATGCTGACCGAGAGGGTAGGTGCTGGTGGTTGGTTGTCAGCTGTCAGGGAAGAAGCCGGGCTGCCGGGCTGCGGTAGCCAGCCAGCTTCGGCCGTGGCTTGGCGGGCAGCCAGCAGGGCCAGCAGCACGGTGCGGTCGAGCTGGCGGTAGGGAGCGTCGTGGCGGCGTAGGTGCTGCAGGGCATCCTCCACGGCGGGTGGCACACTGCCCACGGCCACTAGGCGGTCTTGCAGCTCCCGGGTTTGGAACGGTGATTCCAGCGGCTCGGGGTTGGGTAGAGCCGTGCCCAGAGCCGACACCCGGCCCCGACCGCGAATGATAATCAGGGAATCGGAAGGGGCGCTAGTCATGTAGGATTTCGGGCAGATTGGGAGCAGGCGTAAAGTCGAGGACCAGCTCGCGCATCCGACGCAGCACGGTGTAGAGCAACTCCAGCTCGGCGTCGGTGGTGCAGTAGGGCGGCAGCAGGTAGACCACGTTGCCCAGGGGGCGTAGCACGACGTGGTGGTCGAGGGCCAGCTGGTAGAAGGCGTCGCGCAGGCGGCTGAAGTAGCTCGTACCCTCGCCCGGGTCGTACTCCACGGCCAGAATGGTGCCCCGGTGCCGCACCGCCCGAATACCCGGCTGGCCCTCGATTTCGTGGCAAAAAGCGGCGTGGGCCCGGGCAATGCGCTGGCGCTGCTCGGTGCAGAGCTCGGCCCGGGTCAGCTCCAAACTAGCCAGAGCGGCGGCGCAGGCTACGGGGTTGGCGGTGTAAGAATGGCCGTGGAAGAGGGCGCGCATCTTGTCCTGGCTCAGGAATGCCTCGTAAATGGGCGCCGAGCACGTCGTCAGGCCCATGGCCAGGGTGCCCCCGGTGAGGCCCTTGGAAAAGCACATGATGTCGGGCTGCTCGCTGAGCAGCTCGGAGGCAAACAGCGGCCCGGTGCGCCCAAAGCCCGTCATGACTTCATCCGAAATAGCCAATATGCCATGCTGGTGGCAGCGGCGCAGCATTTCGCTCAGGATTTCGGGCTCATACATCACCATGCCAGCCGTGCCCAGCACCAGGGGCTCGAAGATGAAGCCGGCCACGTCGGGGCGCTGCAGCAGGGCGTCGAGCTGGGCCAGGGTTTTGGCTTCGTGGCCGGGCACGGGCACGTCGAGGAATTCAACATCGAAGAGCAGGGGCCAAAAGGGCTGAGTGAAGGCCCCGCGGCTGCTCACGGCCATGGCCCCAAAGGTGTCGCCGTGGTAGGAGTTCTGGAAGCAGAGAAAGGTGCGGCGCTCGGGCTGGCCCAGGTTGTGGAAGTATTGCAGCACCATTTTCAGGGCCACTTCCACGGCCGTCGAGCCATTGTCGGAGTAGAATACCCGGGCCTGGTTGGTGGGCAGTAGGGTCAGCAGCTGCTCGGCCAGCTCGACGGCCGCAGGGTGGGTGAAGCCAGCAAACAGCACGTGCTCCAGGGTGCGGAGCTGCTCGCCCACGCGGGCCGCAATGTGCGGATGCGCATGCCCGTGCAGGTTGACCCACCAGGAAGAAATACCGTCGAGGTAGCGGGTACCGTCTTCGGCTATCAGCCAGCTGGCTTCGCCCTGCACAATCGGAATGGGCAGGGGCGCGGTCTGCATCTGGGTGTAAGGGTGCCAGAGCACGGCGTGGTCTCGTTCGGCTAGACTCATATTTGATGGGCTGATGTGCTAAGGTGGGTAATGCACTAATTGGCTGGCCTTACGAGGCGCAGCGCAAAGCAATCCGTCCGCTGAAATGTGCGTTGCTCTCTTTGGTGACAAGCCCTGTTACTACTGGCGAAAAGGGCTTTGTGGGGTCAGAATGGGTCGTGCTGCGCCCAGGACGGGTTGATGCCGCTTGCTGCGCGGAATGGCCGCGCAAGGAAACTAGAGGCCAAACCACTGGCGGAATTCGGCGGCGTAGCGACTGACCGTTTCGGCTGAAACCACGCTTTCGGTTCGCAGACGGGGCATAACGGGCACGCCGGTGTGCTGGGCAATAAAGTCCTCGGTGGCTGGGGTGGGCTCCCCGTTGAAGAGCAGACCGCGCACCCGGATGCCGCGCTGCCGCAGGGCTTCCAGGGTGAGCAGGGTGTGGTTAATGCTGCCCAGGTAGTTGCGCGACACGACGACGACCTCCAAGCCGAGCTGCTGAATTACATCAACCAGCAGCAGGCCGGAAGCCAGGGGCACGAGCAGACCGCCGGCTCCTTCCACGACCAGGTGATTATCGGTACGCGGCAGCTGGAAGGCCGCTGCCCGAATCGTTACCTGCTCGGCCGCCGCCGCCGCGTGGGGCGAGGCGGGCAGGTGCAACCGGTAGGTTTCGGGGTGGAAAACCGAGTTGGGGTTACGCACCAGGCTGCGGACCGTGGCCGTGTCGGTAGTCGGTTCGAGGCCGGCCTGCACGGGTTTCCAGTAGTCGGCCTGCAGGGCTTCGGTGAGAATGGCCGCCGCTACGGTTTTGCCCACATCGGTGCCAATACCGGTGACAAACAGCCGCTGGGATAGGGTAGGAAAAGAACTCATACAATCAGGAAATACCGGCTGACGGGCCGCTTGTTTAGGCCCGGAAGCCATAATCTTCAGCTCGGCCCTACCTGCATCAGGCACTGCGCCAGGGCATCCAACTCGGCCTCAGTGTTGTAGCTGTGCAAAATCAGGCGCAGCCGCTCAGTGCCGCTGGGTACGGTGGGCGCCACGATGGGCCGTAAATCGAAGCCCGCCTGCTGCACGGCCACGGCTACGGCTCGCACCCGCTCGGGGCCGGCTTCGGAGAGAAAAAGGGGGTGAATGACGTGGCTGTGGGCCCCGACGCGCACGCCGGGCACGGCGTCCAGCTTGGCTTTGAGCAGGTTGGATAAGTGAAACAGCTGTTGCCGCTCAGCCTGCAGGGTTGGGAGCAGGTCGTAGGCGGCTTGCAGCGTGGCAATGGACAACGGAGCCAGGGCCGTGGTAAACATGAAGGGCCGGCTGGTATTGAGCAGAAAGTCGCGCAGCACCTCGGGGCCCACCACCGCCGCCCCCTGGCTGCCCAGGGCTTTGCCAAAAGTGACAATGCGGGCAAAAACCTGGTTTTCGAGGCCCAACTCCGCCACTAAGCCTTCCCCGTTGGGCCCGTAGATTCCGTTGGTATGCGCCTCATCGACGACCAAATGCAAGCTGCGCGCCGTGCAGAAAGCTGCCAGCTCCGGCAGCGGGGCCTGGTCGCCGTCCATGGAGTACAGAGCTTCTACAGCTACGAAAACTTCGCCCGTGGCGCGGTTCAGGCGCTTTTCCAGGTCGGCCAGGTCGTTGTGGCGGAAGCTGTAGCTGCTGGCAAAGCTGCTCCGGATACCGTCCTTGACCGAGGCGTGACTGGCCGAGTCGTAGAGAATCGTGTCGCCGCGCTGGGGCACGGCCTGGAAAAAGCCCAGGTTGGCCGAGTAGCCCGAGTTGAACAGCAACGCCGCCTCGGCCCGGTGGAAGCGGGCCAACTGGATTTCCAGCGCCTCCGTAGCGGCCGAGTTGCCGGTGAGCAGGCGGCTGCCGGTACTGCCGGCCAGTCGGCTTTCGTTCGCCAGCATCTGGCGCAGGGCCGCGTGCAAGGCGCCGGAACGGGCCAGACCCAGGTAGTCGTTGGAGCTAAAGTCGACGCGGCCGGGCGGGGCTACCGTGAGCTGCCGCCGAGTGCCTTCAGCCGCCCGCTGGGCCAGATGCTGGGCCAGGCGCGTGAGCAGGGGCGAAGCAGAAGCAGCCATCAATGGGAAACCTTGATGCTAAACTGAAAACCGGTCGGCTGACAGCCATACCGTGCCGTCCTGCCCAAAAGTGCGGCCCGTAATGACGACCCACTCAAAGTCGACCTCAACCCGGTCGCCCACGGCGGGCAGCACCCCGTGGCGTTGCACCACCAGGTTTACGGCCGATCCAATCTGGTCTTCCAGCTCGGTAATCAGGTCCTGGGCCTTGATGGAGCCATGCTGCTCCCGCAGGGCTTCGGCGTAGGCATGGTCAAGGTTTAGGTCGAATTGGATGTTCATTGGGGAAAGGGCTGAAGTAAAAAGGCGACAGTGCGTCGAGGCGAAATGACTGGCTTCGGTATAGCGTCGGTGCAGCCGAAGGTTCTTTATTGCTTCGTTGTATTAAAACAGACCATCATTTCGACTAGCGGGAGACATCCTGCGTGCTGACGTTGGCAGAGTAACCTGATTACTACTGCACGCGAGATGTCTCCCGCTAGTCAAAATGATGGTCCAATGATTACGCCAGCTGCTTGCCCAGCACGGTAGCCCCTTCGGGCACATCCTTGAAGGCTTTGCGGGGCTTGAGGCCCAGCAGGTCGAACATCTGGCGGTCGGCGTCGAAGTCGGGGTTGGGCGTGGTCAGCAGCTTTTCACCCGAGAAGATGGAGTTGGCACCGGCCAAAAAGCACAGGGCCTGCTCGCTCACCGGCATTTCCTGGCGGCCGGCCGAAAGGCGCACCATCGTGCCGGGCATCAGGATGCGGGCTGTGGCAATCATGCGCAGCATTTCCCACACGCTCACGCGGGGCTGCTCGGCCAGGGGCGTGCCTTCCACCGGCACCAGGGCATTCACCGGCACGCTTTCGGGGTGAGCGGGCAGCGTAGCCAGGGTGTGGAGCATGGCAATTCGGTCCTCGTCGGTTTCGCCCAGGCCAATGATGCCGCCGGAGCACACCGAAATGCCGGCTTTGCGCACGTGCTCCAGGGTGTTGAGCCGGTCGTCGTAGGTGCGGGTCGTAATGATTTCGGAGTAGTGCTCGGCGCTGGTATCCAGGTTGTGATTGTAGGCGTAGAGGCCGGCCTGCTTGAGGCGCTCGGCCTGGTACTCATTGAGCATGCCTAGGGTGCAGCACACCTCCAGGCCCAGCTCGTTTACCTGCTCCACCATGCCTAGCACCCGGTCGAAGTCACGATTGTCGCGGATTTCGCGCCAGGCGGCGCCCATGCAGAAGCGGGTCGAGCCCGAATTCTTGGCGCGCTGGGCAGCGGCTAGTACCTCGGCGTCGGGCAGCAGTTTGTGAGCTTGCACGCCGGTGTGGTAGCGGGCCGCCTGAGGGCAGTAGGCGCAGTCTTCAGGGCAGCCGCCGGTCTTGACGCTGAGCAGGGTGCAGACCTGCACT
Above is a genomic segment from Hymenobacter cellulosivorans containing:
- a CDS encoding beta-ketoacyl synthase N-terminal-like domain-containing protein, which codes for MTSAPSDSLIIIRGRGRVSALGTALPNPEPLESPFQTRELQDRLVAVGSVPPAVEDALQHLRRHDAPYRQLDRTVLLALLAARQATAEAGWLPQPGSPASSLTADNQPPAPTLSVSIGSSRGATGRLEQFHEEFLSGGAVAAAASPLTTLGNVASWVAYDAGTTSGGALSHSSTCSSAFQALGNAVAWLRAGMAERFLAGGTEAPLTDFTLAQMQALGIYSPFAAAEFPCRPGAGRPSTFVLGEGAAVFALEKICRSALAAERAGQPHAPVFCLEGVGFGFEAIGSKTGLSPDGQHFQTAMREALRQANVAAETVDAVVLHSPGTPAGDAAERQALRAVFGQNLPDLVSNKWCLGHTLGASAALSLDFACHILTTQVWPAPSFATDLTPTPSRPIRRVLINAAGFGGNAASALVSVV
- the bioA gene encoding adenosylmethionine--8-amino-7-oxononanoate transaminase; the encoded protein is MSLAERDHAVLWHPYTQMQTAPLPIPIVQGEASWLIAEDGTRYLDGISSWWVNLHGHAHPHIAARVGEQLRTLEHVLFAGFTHPAAVELAEQLLTLLPTNQARVFYSDNGSTAVEVALKMVLQYFHNLGQPERRTFLCFQNSYHGDTFGAMAVSSRGAFTQPFWPLLFDVEFLDVPVPGHEAKTLAQLDALLQRPDVAGFIFEPLVLGTAGMVMYEPEILSEMLRRCHQHGILAISDEVMTGFGRTGPLFASELLSEQPDIMCFSKGLTGGTLAMGLTTCSAPIYEAFLSQDKMRALFHGHSYTANPVACAAALASLELTRAELCTEQRQRIARAHAAFCHEIEGQPGIRAVRHRGTILAVEYDPGEGTSYFSRLRDAFYQLALDHHVVLRPLGNVVYLLPPYCTTDAELELLYTVLRRMRELVLDFTPAPNLPEILHD
- the bioD gene encoding dethiobiotin synthase, whose amino-acid sequence is MSSFPTLSQRLFVTGIGTDVGKTVAAAILTEALQADYWKPVQAGLEPTTDTATVRSLVRNPNSVFHPETYRLHLPASPHAAAAAEQVTIRAAAFQLPRTDNHLVVEGAGGLLVPLASGLLLVDVIQQLGLEVVVVSRNYLGSINHTLLTLEALRQRGIRVRGLLFNGEPTPATEDFIAQHTGVPVMPRLRTESVVSAETVSRYAAEFRQWFGL
- a CDS encoding aminotransferase class I/II-fold pyridoxal phosphate-dependent enzyme; translated protein: MAASASPLLTRLAQHLAQRAAEGTRRQLTVAPPGRVDFSSNDYLGLARSGALHAALRQMLANESRLAGSTGSRLLTGNSAATEALEIQLARFHRAEAALLFNSGYSANLGFFQAVPQRGDTILYDSASHASVKDGIRSSFASSYSFRHNDLADLEKRLNRATGEVFVAVEALYSMDGDQAPLPELAAFCTARSLHLVVDEAHTNGIYGPNGEGLVAELGLENQVFARIVTFGKALGSQGAAVVGPEVLRDFLLNTSRPFMFTTALAPLSIATLQAAYDLLPTLQAERQQLFHLSNLLKAKLDAVPGVRVGAHSHVIHPLFLSEAGPERVRAVAVAVQQAGFDLRPIVAPTVPSGTERLRLILHSYNTEAELDALAQCLMQVGPS
- the bioB gene encoding biotin synthase BioB encodes the protein MLRTDWTLDEVKAIYYQPVLELVTQAAAVHQQHQATGEVQVCTLLSVKTGGCPEDCAYCPQAARYHTGVQAHKLLPDAEVLAAAQRAKNSGSTRFCMGAAWREIRDNRDFDRVLGMVEQVNELGLEVCCTLGMLNEYQAERLKQAGLYAYNHNLDTSAEHYSEIITTRTYDDRLNTLEHVRKAGISVCSGGIIGLGETDEDRIAMLHTLATLPAHPESVPVNALVPVEGTPLAEQPRVSVWEMLRMIATARILMPGTMVRLSAGRQEMPVSEQALCFLAGANSIFSGEKLLTTPNPDFDADRQMFDLLGLKPRKAFKDVPEGATVLGKQLA